A genomic segment from Sorangium aterium encodes:
- a CDS encoding fibronectin type III domain-containing protein: MRQRRTFAHLWLPLFCLPACVSFDSPDSVEAIASQQAALSGTDLTPTSTADVGDMWGNLPGDEGIDKVHDGDIDTKLYMPRRKDWIQYRMQAPSIIVSYDITSANDYPDRDPRDWTFEGSYDGLTWHVLDTRTNESFTSRHQTRSFTFSNSNAYLYYRLNVSDNFSDDDDYNELQLAELRVGGSVAAGTMPGTPALGAPSVSSSAVTLTWAPAANATGYYVQRVNDDGSGTTEFFTSSTSYTDTNLASGTGYLYQVQAVNGAVRGFPSAVSARATTAGVAALQDITALSSSVPVEQHPGNEVTGEEVTKVTDNNPFSKYYEPSSSTWIRLATPSSVVQSYSLTSANDFPVRDPKDWTLEGSNDGTSWTVLDTRTNQSFTNRHSTRTYACNPEHLEFSHYRLHIQANHNDVSTQLAEWRLFGTSSASLAAPAAPGNLNAQVLSGNQIRLTWTDNAGQLNPETSYRVERATNSSFTSGLVIGTTGAGSTEFRATALAPSQTYYFRVSALNAAGSSSTVGPVNATTTANTPPLSFVENGWYGGQNRTVTRTYSDAHIATYFDQYVPNPTGVTWVNPIISEAWAYAKDTYGSMVDPILYVIGNQDDAPGDEGSDAYDAAGVVYASSDEASYRNIIFTNTEDWSVPDYGWALQSLIHEMGHIVESNNNGIAGSPAFNAWGDSKWADIFGYDVHLHLTTTPSNMASQFYEEMLLKTDDFGVHWFRDWYYPLYAGEFGNTAADHKGSRFLAGFFELLAEHLPTINSSYGGRPLNLGEYIHFCSGAAGVDLEDEARLAFRWTPQLELDLARAQSEFPAVSALYLANRAPGFTFDPITRGATLNVALSGQTLAGTAADPDLGDTLTYAKQSGASWLTVASDGTLSGTPPTGGLSTAVVRVTDQNGLFDTAELVFDVTGGTCTPESDAQLCARLGASCGSVNDVDNCGAPRSVSSCGSCTAPETCGGGGTPNVCGGSGGSAPCSGLCSSPVVFSTQSYPSGNLGTAATCHETLASLQGLNCGNFAAGRTFRINGVLVTCNGANVTLPATRNGGYCMQASAGNEPWAYFATF, translated from the coding sequence ATGCGTCAACGTCGTACCTTCGCACATCTCTGGCTCCCGCTCTTCTGCCTTCCCGCATGCGTCTCTTTCGATTCGCCCGACTCCGTCGAGGCGATCGCGTCGCAGCAAGCGGCCCTCTCCGGCACGGATCTGACCCCGACGTCCACGGCCGACGTCGGCGATATGTGGGGAAATCTCCCGGGTGACGAGGGCATCGACAAGGTGCACGACGGCGACATCGACACCAAGCTCTACATGCCCCGCCGCAAAGACTGGATCCAGTACCGGATGCAGGCTCCGTCGATCATCGTTTCGTACGACATCACCTCGGCCAACGACTACCCGGACCGTGATCCGCGCGACTGGACCTTCGAGGGCTCTTACGACGGCCTGACCTGGCACGTGCTCGACACGAGAACGAACGAGTCCTTCACCTCGCGGCACCAGACCCGGTCCTTCACTTTCTCGAACTCGAATGCGTACCTCTACTATCGCTTGAACGTCAGTGATAACTTCAGCGACGACGACGATTACAACGAGCTGCAGCTTGCCGAGCTGCGCGTCGGTGGCTCGGTGGCGGCGGGCACCATGCCCGGCACTCCGGCGCTCGGCGCACCGAGCGTGAGCTCGAGCGCCGTCACGCTGACCTGGGCGCCCGCCGCGAACGCCACCGGCTACTACGTCCAGCGCGTGAACGACGACGGCAGCGGCACCACGGAGTTCTTCACGAGCTCCACCAGCTACACCGACACGAACCTCGCTTCGGGTACGGGCTACCTCTATCAGGTGCAGGCGGTGAACGGCGCGGTGCGCGGGTTCCCGTCCGCGGTCTCCGCGCGCGCCACGACCGCGGGAGTCGCCGCTCTCCAGGACATCACCGCGCTCTCCTCGTCCGTGCCCGTCGAGCAGCACCCTGGAAACGAAGTCACCGGCGAGGAGGTCACGAAGGTCACGGACAACAATCCGTTCTCGAAGTACTACGAGCCGAGCTCCAGCACCTGGATCCGGCTCGCGACGCCGAGCTCCGTGGTCCAGAGCTACAGCCTGACGTCCGCCAACGATTTTCCGGTCCGCGATCCGAAGGACTGGACGCTCGAAGGTTCGAACGACGGCACGAGCTGGACCGTGCTCGACACGCGAACCAACCAGTCGTTCACGAACCGGCACAGCACGCGCACGTACGCCTGCAACCCCGAGCACCTGGAGTTCAGCCACTACCGCCTGCACATCCAGGCCAACCACAACGACGTTAGCACGCAGCTCGCGGAGTGGCGGCTCTTCGGCACGAGCAGCGCCTCGCTCGCCGCGCCGGCCGCGCCGGGCAACCTGAACGCGCAGGTCCTGTCGGGCAATCAGATCCGCCTCACCTGGACCGACAACGCCGGGCAGCTCAACCCCGAAACGTCGTACCGCGTCGAGCGAGCCACGAACTCGAGCTTCACCTCCGGTCTCGTGATCGGGACCACGGGCGCCGGCAGCACCGAATTCCGCGCCACGGCGCTGGCGCCGAGCCAGACCTACTATTTCCGCGTCAGCGCGCTGAACGCGGCGGGCAGCTCGAGCACGGTCGGACCCGTGAACGCGACCACCACCGCGAACACACCGCCCCTGTCGTTCGTGGAGAACGGCTGGTACGGCGGCCAGAATCGCACGGTAACCCGCACCTACTCGGACGCGCACATCGCCACGTACTTCGACCAGTACGTCCCGAACCCGACCGGCGTCACCTGGGTGAACCCGATCATCAGCGAAGCCTGGGCGTACGCGAAGGACACCTACGGCAGCATGGTCGACCCGATCCTTTACGTGATCGGAAACCAGGACGACGCTCCGGGGGACGAGGGCAGCGACGCCTACGACGCCGCGGGAGTCGTGTACGCCTCGAGCGACGAGGCATCCTATCGAAACATCATTTTCACCAACACCGAGGATTGGTCGGTGCCGGACTACGGCTGGGCCCTGCAGTCGCTGATCCACGAGATGGGGCACATCGTCGAGAGCAACAACAACGGCATCGCGGGCTCGCCCGCCTTCAATGCCTGGGGTGACAGCAAGTGGGCCGACATCTTCGGTTACGACGTACACCTGCACCTGACCACGACCCCCTCGAACATGGCCTCGCAGTTCTACGAGGAAATGCTTCTCAAGACCGATGATTTCGGCGTTCACTGGTTCCGCGACTGGTACTATCCGCTCTATGCTGGTGAGTTCGGCAACACGGCCGCGGACCACAAGGGCAGCCGGTTCCTTGCCGGGTTCTTCGAGCTCCTCGCCGAGCATCTGCCCACGATCAACAGCAGCTACGGCGGTCGCCCGCTCAACCTCGGCGAGTACATCCACTTCTGCTCGGGCGCCGCGGGGGTGGACCTCGAGGACGAGGCCCGGCTCGCTTTCCGCTGGACTCCACAGCTCGAGCTCGATCTCGCCAGGGCGCAGTCCGAGTTCCCCGCCGTCTCGGCGCTCTACCTCGCCAATCGCGCCCCCGGGTTCACGTTCGATCCGATCACGCGCGGCGCCACGCTCAACGTGGCGCTGTCCGGGCAGACGCTCGCGGGGACGGCTGCCGATCCGGACCTCGGCGACACGCTGACGTACGCCAAGCAGAGCGGCGCGAGCTGGCTCACGGTGGCGAGCGACGGCACGCTGAGCGGTACGCCGCCCACCGGCGGGCTGAGCACGGCCGTCGTGCGGGTCACGGATCAGAACGGCCTCTTCGATACGGCCGAGCTCGTCTTCGACGTGACGGGCGGAACCTGCACTCCGGAGAGCGACGCGCAGCTGTGCGCGCGGCTCGGCGCCAGCTGCGGCAGCGTGAATGACGTCGACAACTGCGGCGCGCCGCGCAGCGTGAGCTCGTGCGGTAGCTGCACGGCCCCCGAGACCTGCGGCGGCGGCGGCACTCCGAACGTGTGCGGCGGCTCTGGCGGCAGCGCTCCTTGCAGCGGCCTTTGCTCGAGCCCGGTCGTGTTCTCGACCCAGAGCTACCCGTCGGGCAACCTCGGCACTGCGGCCACCTGCCACGAGACCCTCGCGAGCCTGCAAGGGCTCAACTGCGGCAACTTCGCCGCGGGGCGGACCTTCCGCATCAACGGCGTGCTCGTGACCTGCAACGGCGCCAATGTCACCTTGCCGGCCACGCGAAACGGCGGCTACTGCATGCAGGCCAGCGCCGGGAACGAGCCCTGGGCGTACTTCGCGACGTTCTGA
- a CDS encoding acyl-CoA dehydrogenase family protein — MESDLENPTEEHRMLRQMVRDFAREVVEPQADEHDRSATLNVPLMRRLGELGLLGVTVPSEYGGAGMDAVAAVIVHHELAKSDPGFTLAYLAHAMLFVNNLFHAGNDEQRARYLPKVLSGEWIGAMGMTEPTSGTDVLGMKTFARRDGDRYILKGRKALITNAPEAQIFLVYATIEGRVTTFVVERGFPGFSTDEKTPKMGMRGSTMSELLFDDCVVPAWNVLGQEGGGIRNMMRNLELERLTLAAMSLGIADRCLEIMIQYAGERKSFGKPIAEHGQIQRYIAESYAKTEAARALIYAVARNVSPERRNRLGTDAAKLFAAPVGKEVADNAMQVLGGWGYCTEYKVERFFRDAKLLEIGGGTLESHQKNITRELIGRIS, encoded by the coding sequence ATGGAAAGCGATCTGGAAAACCCGACGGAAGAGCACCGGATGCTGCGGCAGATGGTGCGGGATTTCGCCCGTGAGGTCGTCGAGCCGCAGGCCGACGAGCACGACCGGAGCGCCACCCTGAACGTTCCCCTGATGCGGCGGCTCGGTGAGCTCGGCCTGCTCGGCGTGACCGTGCCCTCGGAGTACGGGGGCGCGGGCATGGATGCGGTCGCCGCGGTGATCGTCCACCACGAGCTCGCGAAGAGCGATCCCGGGTTCACGCTCGCGTATCTCGCCCACGCGATGTTGTTCGTGAACAACCTCTTCCACGCCGGCAATGACGAGCAGCGCGCGCGGTACCTGCCGAAGGTGCTCTCCGGCGAGTGGATCGGCGCGATGGGCATGACCGAGCCGACGAGCGGGACAGACGTCCTCGGCATGAAGACGTTCGCCCGGCGCGACGGGGATCGGTACATCCTGAAGGGGCGCAAAGCGCTCATCACGAACGCCCCGGAGGCCCAGATCTTCCTGGTCTATGCGACCATCGAGGGCCGGGTCACGACCTTCGTTGTGGAGCGGGGGTTCCCCGGGTTCTCGACCGACGAGAAGACCCCGAAGATGGGAATGCGGGGGAGCACGATGAGCGAGCTCCTCTTCGACGACTGCGTCGTGCCCGCCTGGAACGTCCTGGGCCAGGAGGGGGGCGGCATCCGCAACATGATGAGGAACCTGGAGCTGGAGCGCCTCACGCTCGCGGCCATGAGCCTGGGAATCGCGGACCGCTGTCTGGAGATCATGATCCAGTACGCCGGAGAGCGGAAGAGCTTCGGCAAGCCCATCGCCGAGCACGGGCAGATCCAGCGCTACATCGCGGAGAGCTACGCCAAGACCGAGGCGGCGCGCGCCCTCATCTACGCGGTGGCGCGCAACGTCAGCCCCGAGCGGAGGAACCGGCTCGGGACGGACGCGGCAAAGCTCTTCGCCGCGCCGGTGGGCAAGGAGGTGGCCGACAACGCCATGCAGGTGCTCGGCGGCTGGGGCTACTGCACCGAGTACAAGGTGGAGCGCTTCTTCCGTGACGCCAAGCTGCTCGAGATCGGCGGCGGGACGCTCGAGTCGCATCAGAAGAACATCACGCGCGAGCTGATCGGCCGCATCAGCTGA
- a CDS encoding class I SAM-dependent methyltransferase, producing MKPGRASRTAELVCMGRAAAHGATTVTRFSDPTAMALLPDEVRARVERFRAGVTPKGLRGRLGRAYLERQSKVMVARTVAIDDAIRGATSPQLVILGAGLDGRAWRMPELRDVVVFEVDHPDSQRDKRSRVGALSPCARDIRWVPVDFERDALDGALAKAGHDPARPTTWIWEGVVMYLTPADVEATLAVLAQRSAAGSRLVILYHSPALILRVVGLLVRRLGEPLRSAFTADAMRALLARHGFGVTADEDVHGIGAALSPDVGRATKVAKHLRVVTADRRS from the coding sequence ATGAAGCCTGGGCGCGCAAGCCGGACCGCGGAGCTCGTGTGCATGGGACGTGCAGCGGCGCACGGCGCGACGACGGTGACGCGGTTCTCCGATCCGACGGCGATGGCGCTCCTGCCCGACGAGGTCCGAGCCCGCGTCGAGCGCTTCCGTGCAGGCGTCACGCCGAAGGGGCTACGCGGGCGCCTCGGCCGCGCGTACCTCGAGCGCCAGTCGAAGGTGATGGTCGCGCGCACGGTAGCGATCGACGACGCCATCCGAGGGGCCACGTCGCCGCAGCTCGTCATCCTCGGCGCCGGCCTCGACGGCCGCGCGTGGCGCATGCCGGAGCTGCGCGACGTCGTCGTCTTCGAGGTCGATCACCCGGACTCGCAGCGCGACAAGCGCTCGCGCGTCGGGGCGCTCTCCCCGTGCGCGCGGGACATCCGCTGGGTACCCGTCGACTTCGAGCGCGACGCCCTCGACGGCGCGCTCGCGAAGGCAGGCCACGATCCCGCGCGCCCGACCACCTGGATCTGGGAGGGCGTGGTCATGTACCTGACCCCGGCTGACGTCGAGGCGACGCTCGCCGTCCTCGCGCAGCGATCGGCCGCGGGCAGCCGCCTCGTCATCCTCTATCACAGCCCCGCGCTCATACTCCGCGTGGTCGGCTTGCTCGTGCGCCGGCTCGGGGAGCCGCTGCGCTCCGCGTTCACCGCCGACGCGATGCGCGCGCTCCTCGCCAGGCACGGCTTCGGCGTCACCGCGGACGAGGACGTCCACGGTATCGGCGCCGCGCTGTCTCCCGACGTCGGCCGCGCGACGAAGGTGGCGAAGCACCTGCGCGTCGTGACGGCGGATCGCCGTTCCTGA